Proteins co-encoded in one Kutzneria chonburiensis genomic window:
- a CDS encoding ATP-grasp domain-containing protein, with amino-acid sequence MFRAPSGCFDFQEQIHRLEMVEDTGEPSPCVLVLARSADMEMNELSIALAERGIRMARIDVDRCLDLALTIYTDTPLIELDRWLLRPLLVWRRHFELTAMPVDPRTISGAYALDQWGTVAGWLTERTEWAHVNPARATGHLNRLTQLSDAAAFGLRTPRTAVTTQPGRSRPGGGQCIVKTAGRHLVEPRPGVQHGLFPRPLDTSRAGDVPETAPVIVQQYLAADTELRVFVVGDKLIGYQVDKYDPAQLWVDPDNVAVQATEVPPALADRLLALARHWRLQVAAFDLLVVDGEHVFLEVNVNCDWRWFEHRAGCTDVSDAVHEWVAVRFGELLAADRGR; translated from the coding sequence GTGTTCCGTGCGCCCAGCGGCTGTTTCGACTTCCAGGAGCAGATCCACCGCCTCGAGATGGTCGAGGACACCGGCGAGCCGTCGCCGTGCGTGCTGGTGCTGGCCCGGTCGGCCGACATGGAGATGAACGAGCTGTCCATCGCGCTGGCCGAGCGCGGCATCCGGATGGCCCGCATCGACGTCGACCGCTGCCTCGACCTGGCGCTGACGATCTACACCGACACCCCGCTGATCGAGCTGGACCGCTGGCTGCTGCGGCCGTTGCTGGTCTGGCGCCGGCATTTCGAGCTGACCGCCATGCCCGTCGACCCGCGGACCATCAGCGGCGCCTACGCGTTGGACCAGTGGGGCACGGTCGCCGGTTGGCTGACCGAGCGCACCGAATGGGCCCACGTGAACCCCGCTCGGGCCACCGGTCACCTCAATCGGCTCACCCAGCTCTCCGATGCCGCCGCTTTCGGCCTGAGGACGCCCAGGACGGCCGTGACGACCCAGCCCGGGCGGAGCAGGCCCGGTGGCGGTCAGTGCATCGTCAAGACGGCCGGACGGCACCTCGTCGAACCGCGGCCCGGCGTGCAGCACGGGCTGTTCCCCCGGCCGTTGGACACCTCGCGGGCCGGCGACGTGCCCGAGACCGCGCCGGTGATCGTGCAGCAGTACCTCGCCGCCGACACCGAGCTGCGGGTTTTCGTGGTGGGGGACAAGCTCATCGGCTACCAGGTCGACAAGTACGACCCGGCGCAGCTGTGGGTCGACCCCGACAACGTGGCCGTGCAGGCCACCGAGGTGCCCCCGGCGTTGGCCGACCGCCTGCTGGCGCTGGCCCGGCACTGGCGGCTCCAGGTCGCCGCCTTCGACCTGCTGGTCGTGGACGGCGAGCACGTGTTCCTGGAGGTCAACGTCAACTGTGACTGGCGCTGGTTCGAGCACCGCGCCGGCTGCACCGACGTGTCCGACGCCGTGCACGAGTGGGTGGCCGTGCGTTTCGGCGAGCTGCTCGCCGCCGATCGGGGCCGCTGA
- a CDS encoding alpha/beta hydrolase, with translation MPSPEFEALITAIRASPRPEPAAGSAGVRQARESMDLALGSIPLADGVLTGETDAGGCPAVWVRPQGGAMDRVLLYLHGGGYRAGSAGAFSGFASHFASVMGMPALLPDYRLAPEHPFPSAVEDAVQAYKWLLAEGYSPGRVVLLGDTAGGGLVVATMLAARDLGLPQPAAGACLSPLFDLTASGESYDKFAEDDPIYSRAQALAAATDYLGEASPREPLASPLFADLSGLAPLMVHAADREVLVDDARTLVAGVLAAGGRANLEVWPDLMHFWHVFVPDIPESTAAVLGVAEFLLTYIGA, from the coding sequence ATGCCCAGTCCCGAGTTCGAGGCGCTGATCACGGCGATCCGGGCCAGTCCACGGCCCGAGCCGGCCGCCGGGTCGGCCGGCGTGCGGCAGGCACGGGAATCGATGGACCTGGCGCTGGGCTCGATCCCGTTGGCCGACGGCGTGCTCACCGGCGAGACCGACGCCGGCGGCTGTCCGGCGGTGTGGGTCCGGCCGCAGGGCGGCGCGATGGACCGGGTGCTGCTCTACCTGCACGGCGGCGGCTACCGGGCCGGCTCGGCCGGCGCGTTCAGCGGCTTCGCCTCGCACTTCGCCTCCGTGATGGGCATGCCGGCGCTGCTGCCCGACTACCGGCTCGCGCCGGAACACCCGTTCCCGTCGGCCGTCGAGGACGCCGTGCAGGCCTACAAGTGGCTGCTGGCCGAGGGCTACTCGCCGGGACGGGTCGTGCTGCTCGGCGACACCGCCGGCGGCGGCCTGGTCGTCGCCACCATGCTCGCCGCCCGCGATCTCGGTTTACCGCAGCCCGCCGCCGGGGCGTGCCTGAGTCCGTTGTTCGACCTCACCGCCAGCGGCGAGTCCTACGACAAGTTCGCCGAGGACGACCCCATCTACAGTCGTGCGCAAGCGCTTGCCGCCGCCACCGACTACCTGGGCGAGGCCAGTCCCCGTGAGCCACTCGCCTCGCCCTTGTTCGCCGACCTCTCCGGTCTCGCGCCTCTCATGGTCCACGCCGCCGACCGTGAGGTCCTCGTCGACGACGCCCGCACCCTCGTCGCCGGCGTCCTCGCCGCCGGCGGCCGGGCCAACCTCGAGGTCTGGCCCGACCTCATGCACTTCTGGCACGTCTTCGTGCCCGACATCCCCGAGTCCACGGCGGCCGTGCTCGGCGTGGCCGAGTTCCTGCTGACCTACATCGGCGCCTGA
- a CDS encoding Ppx/GppA phosphatase family protein, which translates to MKHSRVAAIDCGTNSIRLLIADVTVQDDGSSSLRDVHREMRIVRLGQGVDATGRLAPEAIERTRAALVDYTALLRRKGVEAVRMVATSATRDASNRDDFFAMTREVLGVEAEVISGDEEARLSFAGAVGDCDPADGPFLVVDIGGGSTELVLGSLDSSVEAAKSVDIGCVRITERCLLSDPPTAEQIAAASDLAASVLAQAFEAVPVAKARTWIGVAGTVTTLSAVAQDLPSYDVLATHLSTLSVEQIHSVGDHLLTLTHDERAAVPTIHPGRVDVIGGGAIILRVLADHLASQAGITHLTVSEKDILDGIALSLVN; encoded by the coding sequence ATGAAGCACTCGCGGGTCGCCGCCATCGACTGTGGGACGAACTCGATCCGTCTGCTCATCGCGGACGTCACCGTCCAGGACGACGGATCGAGTTCGCTGCGGGACGTGCATCGGGAGATGCGGATCGTCCGGCTCGGGCAGGGCGTCGACGCCACCGGCCGGCTCGCCCCGGAGGCCATCGAGCGCACCCGAGCCGCCCTCGTCGACTACACCGCCTTGTTGCGCCGCAAGGGTGTCGAGGCCGTGCGCATGGTTGCCACCTCCGCCACCCGCGACGCCTCCAACCGGGACGACTTCTTCGCCATGACCCGTGAGGTCCTCGGCGTGGAGGCCGAGGTCATCTCGGGCGACGAGGAGGCCCGGCTGTCCTTCGCCGGCGCCGTCGGCGACTGCGATCCCGCCGACGGGCCCTTCTTGGTCGTCGACATCGGCGGTGGTTCCACCGAGCTCGTGCTCGGTTCTCTCGACTCGAGCGTCGAGGCGGCGAAGTCCGTCGACATCGGTTGCGTACGGATCACCGAGCGCTGCCTGCTCAGCGATCCCCCCACTGCTGAGCAGATTGCCGCCGCCTCAGACCTCGCCGCCTCCGTCTTGGCCCAGGCCTTCGAGGCCGTCCCCGTAGCCAAGGCCCGCACCTGGATCGGCGTCGCCGGCACCGTCACCACCCTCTCCGCCGTCGCTCAGGACCTCCCCTCCTACGACGTGCTCGCCACGCACCTCTCCACCTTGTCCGTCGAGCAGATCCACTCCGTCGGCGACCACCTGCTCACCCTCACCCACGACGAGCGCGCCGCCGTCCCCACCATCCACCCCGGCCGCGTCGACGTCATCGGCGGCGGCGCCATCATCCTCCGCGTCCTCGCCGACCACCTCGCCTCCCAGGCCGGCATCACCCACCTCACCGTCAGCGAAAAAGACATCCTCGACGGCATAGCCCTGTCTTTGGTCAACTAG
- a CDS encoding uracil-DNA glycosylase gives MGGTLTTVDLQDLDNAVVDCRRCPRLVAWRESAPTQSRARDEEYWARPVPGFGPADARIAVIGLAPALHGSNRTGRMFTGDRSGDFLFEALYAVGLASQPHAISRDDGMRLTDVRMAAPVRCAPPENKPLPEERDNCRPWLAQELELLRPTLRVAVVLGAFGWQALLPVLEAACWTVPKPRPKFGHGVEVRLPSTDGGAPLTLMGCFHVSPHNTFTGRLTQEMVRHVFRRAVTVADDQE, from the coding sequence ATGGGTGGAACCCTAACCACCGTGGATCTACAAGATCTGGACAACGCAGTGGTCGACTGTCGACGGTGCCCACGGCTGGTGGCCTGGCGTGAGTCGGCGCCGACGCAGTCGCGGGCCCGTGATGAGGAGTACTGGGCCCGCCCGGTGCCGGGCTTCGGCCCGGCCGACGCGCGGATCGCGGTGATCGGCCTGGCCCCGGCGCTGCACGGCTCTAACCGGACCGGCCGCATGTTCACCGGCGACCGCAGCGGCGACTTCCTGTTCGAGGCGCTGTACGCGGTCGGCCTGGCGTCGCAGCCGCACGCGATCTCCCGTGACGACGGCATGCGGCTGACTGACGTGCGGATGGCGGCCCCGGTGCGGTGTGCGCCACCGGAGAACAAGCCGTTGCCGGAGGAGCGGGACAACTGCCGGCCGTGGCTGGCCCAGGAGTTGGAGCTGCTGCGGCCCACGCTGCGGGTGGCGGTGGTCCTCGGGGCGTTCGGCTGGCAGGCGCTGCTGCCGGTGCTGGAAGCCGCCTGCTGGACGGTGCCGAAGCCGCGGCCGAAGTTCGGACACGGGGTGGAGGTGCGGCTGCCGTCGACCGACGGCGGCGCGCCGCTGACCCTGATGGGCTGCTTCCACGTCAGCCCGCACAACACGTTCACCGGACGCCTGACCCAGGAGATGGTGCGGCACGTGTTCCGCCGGGCGGTGACGGTCGCGGATGACCAAGAGTGA
- a CDS encoding NAD(P)/FAD-dependent oxidoreductase, with translation MAAVKSEPARILIVGGGYVGMYTALGLQKKLKAREASVTVVDPQPHMTYQPFLPEAAAGSIEPRHVVVPLRRVLRRCHVLTGRVTKISDAEKVATVEMTDGHVEQINYDVLVVALGSVARTLPIPGLADRGIAFKTIGEAIYLRNHVLSRLDLASTTDEPEIRKRLLTFTVIGGGYAGIEALAELEDMARYALRYYENLDPADMRWVLVEATGRIMPEVRDSLGVYAVKQLEARGIECYLDTRVKTMEGGHVVLDDGTEYDCDTIIWTAGVKANPVLNETDLPLDQRGRVICTATMQVQGLDGVWAAGDNAAVPDLSKTDVDPAATCSPSAQHAVRQANQLAKNIVSVLRGRKPKPYVHKYAGSVASLGLYKGVADVYGVKAKGFVAWGMHRAYHVSRMPTFNRKVRVAFDWLGSWLLKREVVSLGQINDPRAEFDRVTKS, from the coding sequence ATGGCGGCAGTGAAGTCGGAACCCGCGAGGATCCTGATCGTCGGTGGCGGTTACGTCGGTATGTACACGGCGCTGGGGCTGCAGAAGAAACTCAAAGCCCGCGAAGCGTCCGTGACGGTTGTCGACCCGCAGCCGCACATGACCTACCAGCCGTTCCTGCCCGAGGCCGCCGCCGGCTCCATCGAGCCGCGCCACGTGGTCGTGCCGCTGCGCCGGGTGCTGCGCCGCTGCCACGTGCTGACCGGCCGGGTCACCAAGATCAGTGACGCCGAGAAGGTCGCCACCGTCGAGATGACCGACGGCCACGTCGAGCAGATCAACTACGACGTGCTGGTCGTCGCCCTCGGCTCGGTCGCGCGCACGCTGCCGATCCCCGGCCTGGCCGACCGCGGCATCGCCTTCAAGACCATCGGCGAGGCCATCTACCTGCGCAACCACGTGCTCTCGCGGCTGGACCTGGCGTCCACCACGGACGAGCCGGAGATCCGCAAGCGGCTGCTCACCTTCACCGTGATCGGCGGCGGCTACGCCGGCATCGAGGCGCTGGCCGAGCTCGAGGACATGGCACGCTACGCGCTGCGCTACTACGAGAACCTGGACCCGGCCGACATGCGCTGGGTGCTGGTCGAGGCGACCGGGCGGATCATGCCCGAGGTGCGCGACAGCCTCGGCGTCTACGCGGTCAAGCAGCTCGAGGCCCGCGGCATCGAGTGCTACCTGGACACCCGCGTGAAGACGATGGAGGGCGGCCACGTCGTCCTCGACGACGGCACCGAGTACGACTGCGACACGATCATCTGGACCGCGGGCGTGAAGGCCAACCCGGTGCTGAACGAGACGGACCTGCCGCTCGACCAGCGCGGCCGGGTGATCTGCACGGCGACCATGCAGGTGCAGGGCCTGGACGGGGTATGGGCGGCCGGCGACAACGCGGCCGTGCCGGACCTGTCCAAGACCGACGTCGACCCGGCCGCCACGTGCAGCCCGTCGGCCCAGCACGCGGTGCGCCAGGCCAACCAGCTGGCCAAGAACATCGTGTCGGTGCTGCGCGGCCGCAAGCCCAAGCCGTACGTGCACAAGTACGCCGGCTCGGTGGCCAGCCTCGGCCTGTACAAGGGCGTGGCCGATGTCTACGGCGTCAAGGCCAAGGGCTTCGTCGCGTGGGGCATGCACCGCGCCTACCACGTGTCCCGGATGCCCACGTTCAACCGCAAGGTGCGGGTGGCGTTCGACTGGCTGGGCTCGTGGCTGCTCAAGCGCGAGGTCGTGTCGCTCGGTCAGATCAACGACCCGCGGGCCGAGTTCGATCGGGTCACGAAGAGCTGA
- a CDS encoding lytic transglycosylase domain-containing protein produces MLAPMVLAGDATFAWVNTAHSTPTSQPAPKNPLGATGQLPQQDDVDPTLPTDIGDAANTDGAGELGGLPNGPLGIPGAALAAYRRAEQLEAARNPNCHLDWPLLAGIGRIESNHARGGAVDAQGNTLAPILGPRLDGSGGFALIYDTDHGQWDGDTAYDHAVGMMQFIPSTWAQYAAISNAKSYGNANPNNIYDAAFAAANYLCASGGDMSNPAQRSAAVFGYNHSDAYVANVLAWAHSYADGVETLPNNTDVPVIQPTPRPPFVEVPPPPPPPPNNNGNPSNPPSDTTTTTPTSTSTTTTSPTETTTSTSPTTTTTTTTTTTTTTTTTTTTTPTCPTTPTSTTTPTSTVAPPPAQSTPTGCPTPTSKSPTPSSTPVAS; encoded by the coding sequence ATGCTCGCGCCCATGGTGCTCGCCGGCGACGCCACCTTCGCCTGGGTCAACACCGCCCACTCCACGCCGACCAGCCAGCCCGCCCCCAAGAACCCGTTAGGCGCGACCGGGCAGCTGCCGCAGCAGGACGACGTCGACCCGACGCTGCCGACCGACATCGGCGACGCCGCCAACACCGACGGCGCCGGCGAGCTCGGCGGCCTGCCCAACGGCCCGCTCGGCATCCCCGGCGCGGCGCTCGCGGCGTACCGGCGGGCCGAGCAGCTCGAGGCCGCCCGCAACCCCAACTGCCACCTCGACTGGCCGCTGCTGGCCGGCATCGGCCGTATCGAGTCCAACCACGCGCGCGGCGGCGCCGTGGACGCCCAGGGCAACACGCTGGCCCCGATCCTCGGGCCTCGGCTCGACGGCAGTGGCGGCTTCGCCCTCATCTACGACACCGACCACGGTCAGTGGGACGGCGACACCGCCTACGACCACGCCGTCGGCATGATGCAGTTCATCCCGTCCACGTGGGCTCAGTACGCGGCCATCTCCAACGCCAAGAGCTACGGCAACGCGAACCCGAACAACATCTACGACGCCGCCTTCGCCGCCGCCAACTACCTGTGCGCCAGTGGCGGCGACATGAGCAATCCCGCGCAGCGGTCGGCGGCCGTGTTCGGCTACAACCATTCCGACGCCTACGTGGCCAACGTGCTGGCCTGGGCCCACTCCTACGCCGACGGCGTGGAGACGCTGCCCAACAACACCGACGTCCCGGTGATCCAGCCGACCCCGCGGCCGCCGTTCGTCGAGGTCCCGCCGCCGCCGCCTCCGCCGCCGAACAACAACGGCAACCCGTCGAACCCGCCGTCGGACACGACGACCACGACGCCGACGTCGACCAGCACCACCACGACGTCGCCCACCGAGACCACCACATCGACGTCTCCCACGACCACGACGACCACCACGACCACGACTACGACGACCACCACCACGACCACCACGACGACGCCGACGTGCCCCACCACGCCGACCTCGACGACCACGCCCACCAGCACCGTGGCACCGCCGCCGGCGCAGTCGACGCCGACCGGCTGCCCGACTCCGACCAGCAAGTCGCCGACGCCCAGCTCCACCCCGGTGGCCAGCTGA
- a CDS encoding FtsB family cell division protein — MPEREHGRQPRRRQDTSSQRRRPDRARREGKPVASQQDQPAARPPRPRNPRQDGKTRTGGAFGLSATRQAAVLAMVVCALALSVAVPLRTYLTQHAQVEQELAQQAKLEQQAAQLEQRKQQLADPAQIQAEARSRLGMVMPGETPYTVQLPGDGQQGGQRGPAQQQANNSPWFEHLWDSITGGGS, encoded by the coding sequence ATGCCCGAGCGCGAGCACGGTCGGCAGCCGCGACGCCGGCAGGACACGTCCAGCCAGCGTCGTCGGCCCGACCGTGCTCGTCGTGAGGGCAAGCCCGTCGCTTCGCAGCAGGACCAGCCGGCCGCGCGACCGCCGCGGCCGCGCAATCCCCGCCAGGACGGGAAAACCCGTACCGGCGGCGCGTTCGGGTTGTCGGCGACCAGGCAGGCCGCGGTGCTGGCGATGGTCGTCTGCGCCCTGGCGCTGTCGGTGGCGGTGCCGTTGCGCACGTACCTGACGCAGCACGCGCAGGTGGAGCAGGAACTGGCCCAGCAGGCCAAGCTGGAGCAGCAGGCCGCGCAGCTGGAACAGCGCAAGCAGCAGCTGGCCGACCCGGCGCAGATCCAGGCCGAGGCGCGCAGCCGGCTGGGCATGGTGATGCCGGGGGAGACGCCGTACACGGTGCAGCTGCCCGGCGACGGGCAGCAGGGCGGTCAGCGCGGGCCGGCCCAGCAGCAGGCGAACAACAGTCCATGGTTCGAGCATTTGTGGGATTCGATCACCGGGGGTGGCTCGTGA
- a CDS encoding DUF501 domain-containing protein, whose amino-acid sequence MTELDREVIAQQLGRPPRALRAIAHRCPSGHPSVVQTAPRLEDGTPFPTLYYLTCPRLTSLASRLEADGMMREQTARLAEDEELAAQYLAAHRSYLAERDAIDSLGTEVSAGGMPGRVKCLHVHIAHALACGPGVNPFGDEALAALAGDWPAGDCA is encoded by the coding sequence ATCACCGAGCTGGACCGCGAGGTGATCGCCCAGCAGCTCGGCCGGCCGCCGCGGGCGCTGCGCGCCATCGCGCACCGGTGCCCCAGCGGCCACCCGTCCGTCGTGCAGACCGCGCCGCGGCTGGAGGACGGCACGCCGTTCCCCACCCTGTACTACCTGACCTGCCCACGGCTGACCTCGCTGGCCAGCCGGCTCGAGGCCGACGGCATGATGCGGGAGCAGACCGCGCGGCTGGCCGAGGACGAGGAACTGGCCGCCCAGTACCTGGCCGCGCACCGCTCCTACCTGGCCGAACGTGACGCCATCGACTCGCTGGGCACCGAGGTCAGCGCCGGTGGCATGCCCGGTAGGGTCAAGTGCCTGCACGTGCACATCGCGCACGCGCTGGCCTGCGGACCGGGCGTGAACCCGTTCGGCGACGAAGCCCTCGCGGCCCTGGCCGGCGACTGGCCGGCCGGCGACTGCGCCTGA
- a CDS encoding S10 family peptidase, with product MAGNDEQKPSEDPTDDLATSQHSITVGGRALEYTATTGRIVLRQEKLTDGAFDGNVAKAEVFLTAYTLDGADPAARPVTFAFNGGPGSASVWLHLGLLGPRRVVTGDAGAMTPPPYEIVDNTETLLADSDLVFIDPVSTGYSRAVKGGKPDEFHGFAADIEYISEVIRLWTSRHDRWMSPKFIAGESYGTTRGVAIAERLQSRYGMYFNGLMLISTALDFNALDFSEGNELPYTLFLPTYAAIAHYHGLHGDRSLRDVLDEATAFASRDYLWALVQGSRLSAEDRQSIVDRTAALTGLSADYVDRVNLRIEHIRFFTELLRSRKLTVGRIDGRFTGWEADYGRERFSHDPSISAITGPYASALNHYLRGELDYHNDLPYEVLSDRVRPWSYKEFENSHVTVADKLGSAMRSNPHLRVHIGAGYHDGATPFASSDHVVAHLAIPDELRSNIDLRYYEAGHMMYVHEPSRLQQSADLATFVRNSSNR from the coding sequence ATGGCAGGCAACGACGAGCAGAAGCCCAGCGAAGACCCGACCGACGACCTGGCCACCAGCCAGCACTCGATCACCGTCGGCGGCCGGGCGCTGGAGTACACCGCGACCACCGGGCGGATCGTGCTGCGGCAGGAGAAGCTCACCGACGGCGCGTTCGACGGCAACGTGGCCAAGGCTGAGGTGTTCCTCACCGCGTACACCCTTGACGGCGCCGACCCGGCTGCGCGGCCGGTGACGTTCGCGTTCAACGGTGGCCCCGGGTCGGCCAGCGTGTGGCTGCACCTCGGGCTGCTCGGTCCGCGCCGGGTGGTCACCGGCGACGCCGGGGCGATGACCCCGCCGCCGTACGAGATCGTGGACAACACCGAGACGCTGCTGGCCGACAGCGACCTGGTGTTCATCGACCCGGTGTCGACCGGCTACTCCCGGGCGGTCAAGGGCGGCAAGCCCGACGAGTTCCACGGCTTCGCCGCCGACATCGAGTACATCAGCGAGGTCATCCGGCTGTGGACCTCGCGGCACGACCGGTGGATGTCGCCCAAGTTCATCGCCGGCGAGTCGTACGGCACCACCCGCGGCGTCGCCATCGCCGAGCGGCTCCAGTCCCGCTATGGCATGTACTTCAACGGTCTGATGCTCATCTCCACCGCGCTGGACTTCAACGCCCTCGACTTCAGCGAGGGCAACGAGCTGCCGTACACGCTTTTCCTGCCGACCTATGCCGCCATCGCGCACTACCACGGCCTGCACGGCGACCGTTCGCTTCGTGACGTCCTCGACGAGGCCACCGCCTTCGCCAGCCGTGACTACCTCTGGGCCCTCGTCCAGGGCAGCCGTCTTTCCGCCGAGGACCGTCAGTCCATTGTGGACCGAACCGCCGCTTTGACCGGTCTGTCAGCGGATTACGTCGACCGGGTCAACCTGCGCATCGAGCACATCCGGTTCTTCACCGAGTTGCTGCGTTCGCGCAAGCTCACCGTCGGCCGCATCGACGGCCGCTTCACCGGTTGGGAAGCCGATTACGGGCGTGAGCGGTTCAGCCACGACCCGTCCATCAGCGCCATCACCGGTCCGTACGCCTCGGCCCTCAACCACTATCTGCGAGGGGAGCTCGACTACCACAACGACCTGCCCTACGAGGTCCTCTCCGACCGCGTGCGGCCGTGGTCCTACAAGGAGTTCGAGAACTCGCACGTCACCGTGGCCGACAAGCTCGGCTCCGCCATGCGCAGCAATCCCCACCTGCGCGTCCACATCGGCGCCGGCTACCACGACGGCGCCACCCCCTTCGCCAGCAGCGACCACGTCGTCGCCCACCTCGCCATCCCCGACGAGCTCCGCTCCAACATCGACCTCCGCTACTACGAGGCCGGCCACATGATGTACGTCCACGAGCCCAGCCGCCTCCAGCAATCCGCCGACCTAGCCACCTTCGTCCGCAACTCCTCAAACCGCTGA
- a CDS encoding Na+/H+ antiporter yields the protein MQSVETVLLLVVLATVVATFARRLSIPAPSLLVVAGVVVGLLPGVPEIRATPELVSLVVLPPLIYAAGEEMPWRDLRAVWRPVTVLAIGLVLASAGVVGLVAAAVAPLPASMAFVLGAVLASTDPVAVSALGRRLSLPPRIRVLVQAESLFNDATSLVLFRLAVLAAIAGGAVSFESIAGEFALLAGGGVIVGLVVAAGIWLIRRRTVDPVLETVIALVSPYSAYVLAETIGGSGVTAVVVCSIVLGAQTPKITTAHIRLQIDAVYGTVIFILESAVFALIGLQLPYLVRALAGSDPGWPWQALVITAALIAVRFLWVFPLGWIMQIRRGNKRLNWRTSTVVSWAGARGVVPLAAVLSIPLLADDGQPVPQRDLVLALATTVIVITLVAQGFTLAPLVKRAGIARTPAEARKEQDVANMRLAEAGLAHLEQLYDLETAPHDVLDRLRQALLTRIDRGDTPEEPPGSSTAAVYRRLRRDLLAVEMAELARLFDDGAIDDNTRRRLQRTLDLEDARLGDDP from the coding sequence ATGCAGAGCGTGGAGACGGTTCTCCTGCTGGTGGTGCTGGCGACCGTGGTCGCCACGTTCGCCCGGCGGCTGAGCATCCCCGCGCCGTCGCTGCTGGTGGTGGCGGGCGTGGTCGTGGGCCTGCTGCCCGGCGTCCCGGAGATCCGCGCAACGCCGGAGCTGGTCAGCCTGGTCGTACTGCCGCCGCTGATCTACGCGGCCGGCGAGGAGATGCCGTGGCGGGACCTGCGCGCGGTGTGGCGTCCGGTCACCGTGCTGGCGATCGGCCTGGTGCTGGCCTCGGCCGGCGTGGTCGGGCTGGTGGCGGCCGCCGTGGCGCCGCTGCCGGCCAGCATGGCGTTCGTGCTCGGGGCCGTACTGGCCAGCACCGACCCGGTTGCCGTCAGCGCACTCGGTAGACGCCTGTCGCTGCCGCCACGGATCCGGGTGTTGGTGCAGGCCGAGAGCCTGTTCAACGACGCCACCAGCCTCGTGCTGTTCCGGCTGGCCGTGCTGGCGGCGATCGCCGGCGGGGCGGTGTCGTTCGAGTCCATCGCCGGCGAGTTCGCGCTGTTGGCCGGCGGCGGCGTGATCGTCGGGCTGGTGGTCGCGGCCGGCATCTGGCTGATCCGGCGGCGGACCGTGGATCCCGTGCTGGAAACCGTGATCGCGCTGGTCAGCCCGTACTCGGCCTACGTGCTCGCGGAGACGATCGGCGGCTCCGGCGTGACCGCCGTGGTGGTGTGCAGCATCGTGCTCGGCGCGCAGACGCCGAAGATCACCACCGCGCACATCCGGCTCCAGATCGACGCCGTGTACGGCACCGTGATCTTCATCCTGGAGAGCGCCGTGTTCGCGCTCATCGGGCTCCAGCTGCCCTATCTGGTACGGGCGCTGGCCGGCTCCGACCCCGGCTGGCCGTGGCAGGCGCTGGTGATCACCGCCGCCCTCATCGCCGTCCGGTTCCTGTGGGTGTTCCCGCTCGGCTGGATCATGCAGATCCGGCGCGGCAACAAGCGGCTCAACTGGCGTACGTCCACAGTGGTCTCCTGGGCCGGGGCACGGGGCGTGGTGCCGCTCGCCGCCGTGCTGTCCATTCCGTTACTGGCCGACGACGGCCAACCCGTTCCACAGCGCGACCTCGTGCTCGCCCTGGCCACCACCGTCATCGTGATCACCTTGGTGGCCCAGGGTTTCACCCTCGCGCCGCTGGTCAAACGGGCCGGCATCGCCCGCACGCCGGCCGAGGCCCGCAAGGAGCAGGACGTCGCCAACATGCGGCTGGCCGAGGCCGGTCTCGCGCACCTGGAGCAGCTCTACGACCTGGAGACGGCGCCGCACGACGTGCTCGACCGGCTCCGGCAGGCCCTGCTGACCCGGATCGACCGCGGCGACACCCCCGAGGAGCCGCCCGGCTCCTCCACCGCCGCCGTGTACCGCAGACTGCGCCGCGACCTGCTCGCCGTGGAAATGGCCGAGCTGGCCAGGCTTTTCGACGACGGCGCCATCGACGACAACACCCGTCGCCGGTTGCAACGCACCCTCGACCTGGAGGACGCTCGCCTCGGCGACGACCCGTGA